One stretch of Fibrobacter sp. UBA4297 DNA includes these proteins:
- the rpoN gene encoding RNA polymerase factor sigma-54, translating to MNLGMQANIGQTQEQTLSPALLQSVKMLQKTSQELETAIKEEVEVNPLLEVDDGDFDDQEVPVDKDPEELDPRANDSDEIPDDIEDKARGSLDDTADVDSSYLDGESSDVNWDSYLGDGTSYDDAPFNDLNSGGKDPDEDWDRPIKDVGKSLQEQLEDQLRLWNGTRELQEQLQENGVTEEHFRKLVQYLINSINDDGFLCDANRDNESEAMVVQSDDKYIDEIERMLRGELKLEDASLPVREAVHVLQSFKPSGIGARDQRECFLIQAYAIPNFPSLAIRILEEEYENLLQLRYAKIAKALNVSADEVKTAVASLSRLRPHPGFQLSHSYSHIINADLKVVEKKGNYEVVCFKTKMQKSLRINQTYKAILTDPSASKQDKEYVKAQLAKATDLIKAVDNRFSTIELVMRSIVKRQRGFFENGPAFLKPMILQDVADDVHLAVSTVQRATDKKYVETPYGIYELKQFFTSGVKQGTAPDAEEVGSAQIIDAIKTLIDEEDKSSPLSDQDISDELLKQGIKVARRTVAKYREKELKILPKNQRKR from the coding sequence ATGAATCTTGGAATGCAGGCAAATATTGGACAGACGCAGGAGCAGACTCTATCTCCTGCGCTTCTCCAGTCTGTGAAGATGCTTCAGAAAACTTCGCAGGAACTGGAAACCGCCATCAAGGAAGAAGTCGAAGTCAACCCGCTCTTGGAAGTGGACGATGGCGACTTTGACGATCAGGAAGTTCCCGTCGACAAGGACCCCGAAGAACTCGACCCGAGAGCAAACGATTCCGATGAAATTCCCGATGATATCGAGGACAAGGCTCGCGGTTCTTTGGACGATACCGCCGATGTCGATAGCAGTTACCTCGATGGGGAATCTTCGGATGTGAACTGGGATAGCTATTTGGGTGATGGCACATCGTACGATGACGCTCCTTTTAACGATTTGAATTCTGGCGGGAAGGACCCGGACGAAGATTGGGACCGCCCGATCAAGGACGTGGGCAAGAGCTTGCAGGAACAGCTCGAAGACCAGCTCCGACTTTGGAACGGCACCCGTGAATTGCAGGAACAGTTGCAAGAAAACGGTGTGACTGAAGAACATTTTCGCAAGCTGGTCCAGTACCTCATCAACTCCATTAACGACGATGGATTCCTTTGCGATGCCAACCGCGACAATGAATCTGAAGCGATGGTTGTCCAGTCGGACGACAAGTACATCGACGAGATTGAACGCATGCTCCGCGGGGAACTCAAGCTCGAAGACGCAAGCCTCCCGGTGCGCGAAGCCGTTCACGTTTTGCAGTCCTTCAAGCCGAGCGGCATTGGTGCCCGCGACCAGCGTGAATGCTTCCTCATCCAGGCGTACGCGATTCCAAATTTTCCGAGCCTTGCTATCCGCATTCTCGAAGAAGAATACGAGAATCTTTTGCAGCTCCGCTATGCAAAAATTGCAAAGGCGTTGAACGTTTCCGCCGACGAAGTCAAGACGGCTGTCGCAAGCCTCTCGCGTTTGCGCCCGCATCCGGGCTTCCAGCTTTCGCATTCGTATTCGCACATTATCAATGCGGATTTGAAGGTTGTCGAAAAGAAGGGCAATTACGAAGTCGTCTGCTTTAAGACCAAGATGCAGAAGTCGCTTCGCATCAACCAAACGTACAAGGCGATTCTTACGGACCCGTCTGCATCGAAGCAGGACAAGGAATATGTGAAGGCGCAGCTAGCGAAGGCGACGGACCTCATCAAGGCGGTCGATAACCGCTTCTCGACGATTGAGCTTGTGATGCGCTCGATTGTCAAACGCCAGCGCGGGTTCTTCGAAAACGGCCCCGCATTCCTCAAGCCGATGATCCTCCAGGATGTGGCCGATGATGTTCATTTAGCTGTGAGCACGGTGCAGCGTGCGACCGACAAAAAGTACGTGGAAACGCCTTACGGCATCTACGAACTTAAACAATTCTTTACATCGGGTGTGAAGCAGGGCACAGCTCCGGATGCCGAAGAAGTGGGCTCCGCGCAGATTATCGATGCCATCAAGACGCTCATTGACGAAGAGGACAAGTCCTCTCCGCTCTCCGACCAGGACATCAGCGACGAACTTTTGAAGCAGGGAATCAAGGTGGCTCGCCGTACAGTCGCCAAATACCGCGAAAAAGAACTCAAAATTTTGCCCAAGAACCAAAGAAAACGCTAA